The genome window GACGCTCACCGTGGACGACCCTGCCTTCAAGGCCTACGTCGAACAGCTCCACGCGGGCATCGCCGCCCTTGGCCCCGAGATCGTCGAGCAATCCACCAGCTACTACATCAGCAACGACCCCTCCCTCGTCTCGACCGACCGGCGCACGACCCTCATCCCGCTGGTCATGGCCGGCGACATCGATGACGCCACCAAGAACATCAAGGACGTCCTCGCCGTCATCGAAAAGGCCAACGAGACCGACCGCTTCCACGTCTTCGCTTCCGGCTTTGCCAGCGTCAGCGAAGACTTCAACAAGGCCCTGGAAAAGGACCTGCAGCGCTCCGAGTTCGGCACCCTCCCCCTCGCCCTGATCATCCTGATCGCCGTCTTCGGCGCGGTCGTGGCCGCCTTCATCCCGCTGGGCCTCGCCTTCGCCGCGATCATCGCCGCCGTAGCCCTGACCGCCATCATCGGCCAGCAGTTCAAGTTCACCTTCTTCGTCACCAACATGATCCTGATGATGGGCCTGGCCGTCGGCATCGACTACTGCCTCTTCATCGTCTCGCGCTTCCGCGAGGAGCGCGCGCGCGGCCTCGACAAACTCGACGCCATCTCTGTCGCCGCCGGCACCGCCGGGCGCGCCGTGCTGTTCAGCGGCCTCACCGTCGTCGTCGCCCTGACCGGCCTGCTCATCGTCCCCCAGACGATCTTCCGCAGCCTCTCAGGCGGCGCCATCCTCGTGGTCCTCGCATCCGTGGCGGCGTCGCTGACGCTCCTGCCGGCGCTCCTCAGCCTGCTCGGCGACAGGGTCAACAGTCTCCGCATCCCCTTCGTCCAGAAGGCGCAGAAGGCTTTCGATGAGCTGGCGCCAGGCGGCTTCTGGGATCGCGTCGCCCACACGGTCATGGGCCGCCCGGTGATCAGCGTTGTCGCCGTCACTGGCCTCCTCGTGGCCGCCTCGGTCCCCTACACCGACATCGAACTGGGCTTCGCCGGCCTCAGCACGCTTCCAGATAGCTTCCCGTCGAAGCAGGGCTTCCTCCGCCTGCAGGAGAAGTTCGCCGGCGGCCAGGTCTACCCGGCCGAGGTCGTGATCCAGGGCGATGTGGATTCGCCCGCCGTCCAGGGCGGCATCGAGCGCCTCAAGGCCATCGTCGCCCGGGACCACGTGTTCGGCCCCTCCCAGCTGGAGAAGGACGCCAGCGGCGACCTGGGCGTGCTCTCGATCTCGCTCGCGGCCGACCCGAACGCCCGCCTTGCCACCGACGCCATCGAGCGGCTGCGGGAACAATACATCCCCCAGGCCTTTCAGGGCGTAGACGCCGAAGTCCTCGTCGCGGGCCTTGCCGCCGAGAACCTCGACGGCTACCAGATGACCGCCCACTACCTGCCGATCGTCGTCGCCTTCGTGCTCGGCCTCAGCTTCATCCTGCTCACGATGGTCTTCCGCTCCATCGTGGTGCCGGCGAAGGCCATCGTGATGAACCTGCTCTCGGTCGGGGCCGCCTACGGGCTAATAGTCCTCATCTTCCAGAAGGGATTCGCGAAGGACCTCCTCGGCTTCCAGCAGGTCGAGTCCATCGAAGCCTGGTTGCCGCTCTTCCTGTTCTCGATCCTCTTCGGCCTCTCGATGGACTACCACGTCTTCCTCCTCAGCCGCATCAAGGAGCGCTACGACCTGACCGGGGACAACACCGGCGCTGTCGCCTTCGGCCTGCGGTCTACTGGCCGCCTCATCACCGGCGCAGCCCTGATCATGGTCACCGTCTTCGGAGGCTTCGCCATCGGCGACCTGGTGATGTTCCAGCAGATGGGCTTCGGCCTGGGCGTCGCCGTGCTGGTCGACGCCACGGTCATCCGCAGCGTCCTGGTGCCCGCGTCCATGAAGCTGCTGGGGCGCTGGAACTGGTATCTGCCGCCCGTCCTGCAGTGGCTCCCCCACGTCGGCATCGAGGGTAGCCACGCGGCGCCTACCCGGGCCCTGGCCGCCGAGCCAACAACGGGCGGCGGCTAGCACCCCGGCACCCCGCAGGAAATGAGGCCTCCGCCAAGCGGAGGCCTCCTCCGTCTCCAGGGCCGGCGGCTGGCAGGGCCACGGCGCCTCTGGCCCGCGCGGGCGGCCGATACGCCCCAAAACAAAGGAAGCTCCTCTCATCGAGGAGCTTCGCTCACCCTGCCTGGAAGGCGTCTACTCGTCTCGGATTCGAGCCTTGATTTTGATCGCCAGCTGCGGGTTCGGTGGCAACCCGTGCGTCTTCGTGTGCTCCTGCATGAGGCT of Dehalococcoidia bacterium contains these proteins:
- a CDS encoding MMPL family transporter, coding for MALGTAKLARASARHPWRVVVLWVAALVGSFALIGALLPGALTNEADVTTDLESERGQKLIEQLRGPFRVHEAILVESQTLTVDDPAFKAYVEQLHAGIAALGPEIVEQSTSYYISNDPSLVSTDRRTTLIPLVMAGDIDDATKNIKDVLAVIEKANETDRFHVFASGFASVSEDFNKALEKDLQRSEFGTLPLALIILIAVFGAVVAAFIPLGLAFAAIIAAVALTAIIGQQFKFTFFVTNMILMMGLAVGIDYCLFIVSRFREERARGLDKLDAISVAAGTAGRAVLFSGLTVVVALTGLLIVPQTIFRSLSGGAILVVLASVAASLTLLPALLSLLGDRVNSLRIPFVQKAQKAFDELAPGGFWDRVAHTVMGRPVISVVAVTGLLVAASVPYTDIELGFAGLSTLPDSFPSKQGFLRLQEKFAGGQVYPAEVVIQGDVDSPAVQGGIERLKAIVARDHVFGPSQLEKDASGDLGVLSISLAADPNARLATDAIERLREQYIPQAFQGVDAEVLVAGLAAENLDGYQMTAHYLPIVVAFVLGLSFILLTMVFRSIVVPAKAIVMNLLSVGAAYGLIVLIFQKGFAKDLLGFQQVESIEAWLPLFLFSILFGLSMDYHVFLLSRIKERYDLTGDNTGAVAFGLRSTGRLITGAALIMVTVFGGFAIGDLVMFQQMGFGLGVAVLVDATVIRSVLVPASMKLLGRWNWYLPPVLQWLPHVGIEGSHAAPTRALAAEPTTGGG